The Lysobacter sp. genome includes a window with the following:
- a CDS encoding HlyD family efflux transporter periplasmic adaptor subunit gives MDIVKTRPSPLWKRPRTRWFAGGALLLLALIGISLALGKAAPRVDRGDLWIDTARAGDMTREIRANGSLVPKQIRWITAGATATVQDVVVDAGAKVQADTVILRLANPEVASNLEKARAMLIAAEADVAAVRASLASQLLDHQTARTQAQSDWRVAEIKREAYERAHAAGVISAIELKQTQITEGQSRVRADIEQQRVALFRRNVDAQLRAALARRDEVASALDVVRRQADSLQVRAGIDGILQQVEVEPGQQIEAGAKLARVARPDELIARLQVPELLAKDLRLGLTVSVDTRGGIVPGRLIRIDPAVRDGSVVVDVAFDRPLPAGARPDLSVDGNILLGTLHDVVSIGRPAAAVPEGVSTLFVTRPGEDVARRVQVRFGAVSSDRIEVRAGLRAGDQAVLSDTSQWNGYDTLRLR, from the coding sequence ATGGATATCGTCAAGACAAGGCCCAGTCCGCTCTGGAAACGCCCGAGAACGCGCTGGTTCGCCGGTGGCGCACTGCTGCTGCTTGCGCTCATCGGCATCTCGCTGGCGTTGGGCAAGGCTGCGCCGCGCGTGGACCGCGGCGATCTGTGGATCGACACCGCGCGTGCCGGCGACATGACGCGGGAGATCCGCGCCAACGGCAGTCTGGTGCCCAAGCAGATCCGCTGGATCACGGCCGGCGCCACGGCGACGGTGCAGGACGTGGTGGTGGATGCCGGGGCCAAGGTGCAGGCCGATACCGTGATCCTGCGCCTGGCCAACCCCGAGGTGGCGTCCAATCTGGAAAAGGCGCGCGCGATGCTGATCGCCGCCGAGGCCGACGTGGCCGCGGTCCGCGCGTCGCTGGCCTCGCAGTTGCTGGACCACCAGACGGCGCGGACCCAGGCGCAGTCGGACTGGCGCGTGGCCGAGATCAAGCGCGAGGCCTACGAGCGCGCCCACGCCGCCGGCGTGATCTCCGCCATCGAACTGAAGCAGACCCAGATCACCGAAGGCCAGAGCCGCGTGCGCGCCGATATCGAGCAGCAGCGGGTCGCGCTGTTCCGCCGCAACGTGGACGCGCAGCTGCGCGCCGCGCTGGCGCGTCGCGATGAAGTCGCCAGCGCCCTGGATGTGGTGCGCCGACAAGCCGATTCGCTGCAGGTGCGCGCCGGCATCGACGGCATCCTGCAACAGGTCGAGGTGGAGCCGGGGCAGCAGATCGAGGCGGGCGCCAAGCTGGCCCGCGTCGCGCGCCCGGACGAGCTGATCGCGCGCCTGCAGGTGCCGGAACTGTTGGCCAAGGACCTGCGGTTGGGCCTGACGGTGTCGGTGGACACCCGTGGCGGCATCGTGCCGGGGCGGCTCATCCGCATCGATCCGGCGGTCCGCGACGGCAGCGTCGTCGTCGATGTCGCCTTCGACCGGCCGCTGCCGGCCGGCGCGCGCCCGGACCTCTCGGTCGACGGCAACATCCTGCTCGGCACCCTGCACGACGTCGTCAGCATCGGCCGCCCCGCTGCGGCCGTGCCCGAAGGCGTATCCACGCTGTTCGTGACCCGGCCCGGCGAGGATGTCGCCCGGCGCGTGCAGGTGCGTTTCGGCGCGGTGTCCAGCGATCGCATCGAGGTGCGCGCCGGACTGCGCGCCGGCGATCAGGCCGTGCTTTCCGACACCAGCCAGTGGAATGGCTACGACACGCTGCGCTTGCGCTGA
- a CDS encoding ABC transporter ATP-binding protein has protein sequence MESPMTEHANTIDAVSPLIRLQGLGKVFHTDEVETLALSGIDLDIAQGDFVAITGPSGCGKSTLLSILGLLDVPNSGRYLLGDEDVTALDNRSRARLRNARIGFIFQAFNLIADLTVEENVALPLTFREGYDRKRARERVLEVLGKVGMHHRMRHYPGQLSGGQQQRVAVARALVGEPSLLLADEPSGNLDSRNGEAVMQLLEQLNGSGATLCMVTHDPAFARRAKRVVHMLDGRIVDEDTFERLRHETDILVPAGLAGAATLDATP, from the coding sequence ATGGAGTCCCCGATGACCGAGCACGCCAATACCATCGACGCCGTTTCGCCGCTGATCCGCCTGCAGGGCCTGGGCAAGGTCTTCCACACCGACGAAGTCGAGACGCTGGCGCTGTCGGGCATCGACCTGGACATCGCCCAGGGCGACTTCGTCGCCATCACCGGACCATCCGGTTGCGGCAAGTCCACGCTGCTGTCGATCCTCGGCCTGCTGGACGTGCCGAACAGCGGTCGCTATCTGCTCGGCGACGAGGACGTGACCGCACTGGACAACCGCAGCCGCGCGCGCCTGCGCAACGCGCGGATCGGCTTCATCTTCCAGGCCTTCAACCTGATCGCCGACCTGACCGTGGAGGAGAATGTGGCGCTGCCGCTGACCTTCCGCGAAGGCTACGACCGCAAGCGCGCGCGCGAACGCGTGCTGGAAGTCCTCGGCAAGGTCGGCATGCACCACCGCATGCGCCACTATCCCGGACAACTGTCCGGTGGCCAGCAGCAGCGCGTGGCGGTGGCCCGGGCACTGGTCGGCGAGCCCTCGCTGCTGTTGGCCGATGAGCCCTCCGGCAACCTCGACAGCCGCAACGGCGAGGCGGTCATGCAGTTGCTGGAGCAGTTGAACGGCTCCGGCGCGACCTTGTGCATGGTGACCCACGACCCGGCGTTCGCGCGGCGCGCCAAGCGCGTCGTGCACATGCTGGACGGGCGCATCGTCGACGAGGACACGTTCGAACGCCTTCGCCACGAAACGGACATCCTCGTCCCGGCCGGCCTGGCCGGTGCGGCCACCCTGGACGCGACCCCGTGA